The following coding sequences lie in one Populus trichocarpa isolate Nisqually-1 chromosome 14, P.trichocarpa_v4.1, whole genome shotgun sequence genomic window:
- the LOC18105329 gene encoding very-long-chain aldehyde decarbonylase CER1 isoform X2 has product MASRPGILTDWPWKPLGSFKHVILAPCVIHNIYAFMVKDEKDLPSFLIFPILLWRVLHNQLWISLSRYRTAKGNNRIIDKGIEFDQVDRESNWDDQILFNGILFYVGSKIIPGASHLPMWRLDGVILTALIHMGPVEFLYYWLHRLLHHHYLYSRYHSHHHSSIVTEPITSVIHPFAEHISYSMLFAIPLITTIVTGTASLTSFAGYITYIDLMNNMGHCNFELIPRWLFIIFPPLKYLMYTPSYHSLHHTQFRTNYSLFMPIYDYIYGTMDTSSVTLYEDSLKRPEEAPDVVHLTHLTTPDSIYHLRLGLACLASNPQESKWYLWLMWPVTLWTMMLTWTYGRTFVVERNRFHKLRLQTWTLPKYNIQYNLRWQKVSINTLIEEAVLEAEEKGVKVLSLGLLNQGEELNRYGELYVQRHPRLKTKVVDGSSLAVAAVLNSIPKGTTQVLHRGNLSKVAYAVALNLCQRGIQTWLVGDGLKEEDQKQAAEGTLFIPFSQFPPKKLRKDCFYHSIPVMAAPASLENVDSCENWLPRRVMSAWRVAGIVHALEGWDEHECGSTMADIDKVWQASIQHGFKPLVIKTPLKF; this is encoded by the exons ATGGCTTCTCGGCCTGGAATTCTCACAGACTGGCCATGGAAACCTCTTGGAAGCTTTAAG CATGTAATATTGGCTCCTTGTGTCATTCACAACATCTACGCCTTCATGGTTAAAGATGAAAAAGATCTCCCAAGCTTTCTCATTTTCCCAATTCTGTTGTGGAGAGTGCTTCACAACCAGTTATGGATCAGCCTGTCCCGTTACAGAACAGCCAAAGGAAATAACAGGATTATTgacaaaggcattgaatttGATCAAGTTGATAGAGAAAGCAACTG GGATGACCAAATATTGTTCAATGGAATTTTATTCTACGTTGGTAGCAAAATAATTCCAGGAGCTAGCCATCTCCCCATGTGGAGGTTAGATGGTGTAATTCTAACAGCTCTGATTCATATGGGTCCGGTGGAATTTCTGTATTATTGGCTTCATCGACTTCTTCATCACCACTATCTCTACTCTCGCTATCATTCCCACCACCATTCCTCCATTGTCACAGAGCCCATTACTT CTGTGATTCATCCATTCGCCGAGCACATATCCTACTCCATGCTATTCGCAATACCTTTGATAACGACTATTGTGACGGGGACAGCCTCTTTAACATCCTTTGCTGGTTATATCACTTACATCGACTTGATGAACAACATGGGTCACTGCAACTTTGAACTCATTCCCAGATGGCTCTTCATCATTTTCCCCCCTCTCAAGTACCTCATGTACACCCCATC GTACCACTCTCTTCACCACACTCAATTCAGAACCAATTACTCACTATTCATGCCCATCTATGATTACATCTATGGCACAATGGACACGTCTTCTGTTACCCTCTATGAAGATTCGCTCAAGAGACCCGAGGAAGCCCCTGATGTAGTGCATCTAACTCATCTTACCACACCAGATTCCATCTATCATTTACGGCTTGGACTTGCCTGCTTGGCTTCCAACCCTCAAGAATCGAAGTGGTATCTATGGTTAATGTGGCCGGTGACCTTGTGGACCATGATGTTAACTTGGACTTATGGACGCACTTTTGTTGTCGAGAGGAATCGCTTCCACAAACTCAGATTACAGACGTGGACCTTACCAAAATACAATATTCAA TACAACTTGCGATGGCAAAAAGTATCCATAAATACCTTGATTGAAGAAGCTGTACTTGAAGCTGAGGAAAAAGGTGTTAAAGTGTTAAGTCTCGGTCTCTTGAATCAG GGAGAGGAGCTTAATAGGTATGGTGAACTTTATGTGCAAAGGCATCCCAGGCTCAAAACGAAGGTGGTGGATGGAAGCAGTCTAGCCGTTGCTGCAGTGCTGAATAGCATACCTAAAGGAACAACACAAGTGCTTCATAGAGGCAATCTCTCTAAGGTTGCCTATGCTGTTGCTTTAAATCTCTGCCAGAGGGGAATCCAG ACGTGGTTAGTTGGGGATGGATTGAAAGAAGAGGACCAAAAACAAGCAGCAGAAGGAACATTATTTATTCCCTTCTCGCAATTTCCCCCAAAGAAATTGCGCAAGGATTGCTTCTATCACAGCATACCAGTAATGGCAGCCCCTGCATCTCTTGAAAATGTGGACTCTTGCGAG AATTGGCTGCCAAGAAGAGTGATGAGCGCATGGCGTGTGGCTGGAATAGTGCATGCCTTGGAAGGATGGGACGAGCATGAATGCGGTTCTACCATGGCTGACATTGACAAAGTTTGGCAAGCAAGTATCCAACATGGGTTCAAACCTCTGGTCATCAAGACTCCATTAAAATTCTAA
- the LOC18105329 gene encoding very-long-chain aldehyde decarbonylase CER1 isoform X1, which translates to MASRPGILTDWPWKPLGSFKHVILAPCVIHNIYAFMVKDEKDLPSFLIFPILLWRVLHNQLWISLSRYRTAKGNNRIIDKGIEFDQVDRESNWDDQILFNGILFYVGSKIIPGASHLPMWRLDGVILTALIHMGPVEFLYYWLHRLLHHHYLYSRYHSHHHSSIVTEPITSVIHPFAEHISYSMLFAIPLITTIVTGTASLTSFAGYITYIDLMNNMGHCNFELIPRWLFIIFPPLKYLMYTPSYHSLHHTQFRTNYSLFMPIYDYIYGTMDTSSVTLYEDSLKRPEEAPDVVHLTHLTTPDSIYHLRLGLACLASNPQESKWYLWLMWPVTLWTMMLTWTYGRTFVVERNRFHKLRLQTWTLPKYNIQYNLRWQKVSINTLIEEAVLEAEEKGVKVLSLGLLNQGEELNRYGELYVQRHPRLKTKVVDGSSLAVAAVLNSIPKGTTQVLHRGNLSKVAYAVALNLCQRGIQVVVPCEDDYQKLKKSFGITSDQNNLILSKSYSIKTWLVGDGLKEEDQKQAAEGTLFIPFSQFPPKKLRKDCFYHSIPVMAAPASLENVDSCENWLPRRVMSAWRVAGIVHALEGWDEHECGSTMADIDKVWQASIQHGFKPLVIKTPLKF; encoded by the exons ATGGCTTCTCGGCCTGGAATTCTCACAGACTGGCCATGGAAACCTCTTGGAAGCTTTAAG CATGTAATATTGGCTCCTTGTGTCATTCACAACATCTACGCCTTCATGGTTAAAGATGAAAAAGATCTCCCAAGCTTTCTCATTTTCCCAATTCTGTTGTGGAGAGTGCTTCACAACCAGTTATGGATCAGCCTGTCCCGTTACAGAACAGCCAAAGGAAATAACAGGATTATTgacaaaggcattgaatttGATCAAGTTGATAGAGAAAGCAACTG GGATGACCAAATATTGTTCAATGGAATTTTATTCTACGTTGGTAGCAAAATAATTCCAGGAGCTAGCCATCTCCCCATGTGGAGGTTAGATGGTGTAATTCTAACAGCTCTGATTCATATGGGTCCGGTGGAATTTCTGTATTATTGGCTTCATCGACTTCTTCATCACCACTATCTCTACTCTCGCTATCATTCCCACCACCATTCCTCCATTGTCACAGAGCCCATTACTT CTGTGATTCATCCATTCGCCGAGCACATATCCTACTCCATGCTATTCGCAATACCTTTGATAACGACTATTGTGACGGGGACAGCCTCTTTAACATCCTTTGCTGGTTATATCACTTACATCGACTTGATGAACAACATGGGTCACTGCAACTTTGAACTCATTCCCAGATGGCTCTTCATCATTTTCCCCCCTCTCAAGTACCTCATGTACACCCCATC GTACCACTCTCTTCACCACACTCAATTCAGAACCAATTACTCACTATTCATGCCCATCTATGATTACATCTATGGCACAATGGACACGTCTTCTGTTACCCTCTATGAAGATTCGCTCAAGAGACCCGAGGAAGCCCCTGATGTAGTGCATCTAACTCATCTTACCACACCAGATTCCATCTATCATTTACGGCTTGGACTTGCCTGCTTGGCTTCCAACCCTCAAGAATCGAAGTGGTATCTATGGTTAATGTGGCCGGTGACCTTGTGGACCATGATGTTAACTTGGACTTATGGACGCACTTTTGTTGTCGAGAGGAATCGCTTCCACAAACTCAGATTACAGACGTGGACCTTACCAAAATACAATATTCAA TACAACTTGCGATGGCAAAAAGTATCCATAAATACCTTGATTGAAGAAGCTGTACTTGAAGCTGAGGAAAAAGGTGTTAAAGTGTTAAGTCTCGGTCTCTTGAATCAG GGAGAGGAGCTTAATAGGTATGGTGAACTTTATGTGCAAAGGCATCCCAGGCTCAAAACGAAGGTGGTGGATGGAAGCAGTCTAGCCGTTGCTGCAGTGCTGAATAGCATACCTAAAGGAACAACACAAGTGCTTCATAGAGGCAATCTCTCTAAGGTTGCCTATGCTGTTGCTTTAAATCTCTGCCAGAGGGGAATCCAG GTAGTTGTACCATGTGAGGATGATTACCAGAAACTTAAAAAATCTTTCGGCATCACATCTGATCAGAACAATCTAATTCTTTCAAAGAGTTATTCAATAAAG ACGTGGTTAGTTGGGGATGGATTGAAAGAAGAGGACCAAAAACAAGCAGCAGAAGGAACATTATTTATTCCCTTCTCGCAATTTCCCCCAAAGAAATTGCGCAAGGATTGCTTCTATCACAGCATACCAGTAATGGCAGCCCCTGCATCTCTTGAAAATGTGGACTCTTGCGAG AATTGGCTGCCAAGAAGAGTGATGAGCGCATGGCGTGTGGCTGGAATAGTGCATGCCTTGGAAGGATGGGACGAGCATGAATGCGGTTCTACCATGGCTGACATTGACAAAGTTTGGCAAGCAAGTATCCAACATGGGTTCAAACCTCTGGTCATCAAGACTCCATTAAAATTCTAA